A single Oryctolagus cuniculus chromosome 18, mOryCun1.1, whole genome shotgun sequence DNA region contains:
- the LGI4 gene encoding leucine-rich repeat LGI family member 4 isoform X1 — translation MGGAALLLLLLAGAGAGGPWRAPKGKCPPSCSCSKDSALCEGSPELPRTFSPTLLSLSLVRTRLPQLKAGSFLKVPSLHLLLFTSNSFSVIEDDAFAGLSHLQYLFIEDNEIGSISKNALRGLRSLTHLSLANNHLAALPRFLFRGLETLTHVDLRGNPFQCDCRILWLLQWLPTVNASVGTGACAGPTALAHMQLRHLDPKTFKCRAIELSWFQTVRESALGVEPFSYQGEPRIILAQPFAGRCLILAWDYSLQRFRAEEELAAPSVVSCKPLVLGARLFVLAARLWGGSQLWERPSPDLRLALTQALAPRRLLRPNDAELLWLDGQPCFVVADASKAGSTTLLCRDGPGFYPRQSLHAWHRDTDAEALELDGRPHLLLASASQRPVLFQWSGGRFERRTDIPEAEDVYATRHFQAGGDVFLCLTRYIGDSMVMRWDGSMFRLLQQLPSRGAHVFQPLFIAGDQLAILGSDFAFSQVFRLEPDKGLLEPLQELGPPALVAPRAFAQVILSGRRFLFAACFKGPTQIYQHHEIDLSA, via the exons atgggaggggcggcccttctgctgctgctgctggctggggcaggggcgggggggccCTGGAGAGCCCCGAAGGGCAAGTGTCCTCCAAGCTGCTCCTGCTCCAAGGACAGTGCCCTGTGCGAGGGCTCCCCGGAGCTGCCTAGGACCTTCTCTCCCACGCTGCTGTCACT GTCGCTCGTCAGGACCAGACTCCCCCAGCTGAAGGCCGGCAGCTTTCTGAAGGTGCcgtctctgcacctgct CCTCTTCACCTCCAACTCTTTCTCCGTGATTGAGGATGACGCATTTGCGGGCCTGTCCCACCTGCAGTATCT CTTCATCGAGGACAATGAGATCGGTTCCATCTCTAAGAACGCCCTCCGAGGACTCCGCTCCCTCACACACCT aAGCCTGGCCAATAACCACCTAGCGGCCCTCCCCAGATTCCTGTTCCGAGGCCTGGAGACCTTGACTCACGT GGACCTCCGTGGGAACCCGTTCCAGTGTGACTGCCGCATCCTCTGGCTCCTGCAGTGGCTGCCCACCGTGAATGCCAGCGTGGGGACCGGGGCCTGCGCGGGTCCCACTGCCCTGGCCCACATGCAGCTCCGCCACCTCGACCCCAAGACGTTCAAGTGCAGAGCCATAG AGCTGTCCTGGTTCCAGACGGTGCGGGAATCGGCGCTGGGTGTGGAGCCCTTCTCCTACCAGGGCGAGCCCCGCatcatcctggcacagccctttGCCGGCCGCTGCCTGATTCTCGCCTGGGACTACAGCCTGCAGCGCTTCCGGGCCGAGGAGGAGCTGGCAG CACCCTCGGTGGTATCCTGCAAGCCCCTGGTGCTGGGCGCCCGCCTCTTCGTGCTGGCCGCCCGCCTGTGGGGAGGCTCGCAGCTGTGGGAGCGGCCCAGCCCCGACCTGCGCCTGGCCCTGACCCAGGCACTGGCCCCGCGGAGGCTGCTGCGGCCCAACGACGCTGAGCTCCTGTGGCTGGACGGACAGCCCTGCTTCGTGGTGGCCGACGCCTCCAAGGCAGGCAGCACCACGCTGCTGTGTCGGGATGGGCCCGGCTTTTACCCGCGCCAGAGCCTGCACGCGTGGCACCGGGACACGGATGCTGAGGCCCTGGAGCTGGATGGCCGGCCCCACCTGCTGCTGGCCTCGGCCTCACAGCGGCCAGTGCTCTTCCAATGGTCCGGTGGCCGCTTCGAGAGGCGCACGGACATCCCAGAGGCCGAAGACGTCTACGCCACGCGCCACTTCCAGGCTGGGGGGGATGTGTTCCTGTGCCTGACGCGCTACATCGGGGACTCCATG GTCATGCGGTGGGACGGCTCCATGTTCCGCCTGCTGCAACAGCTGCCCTCCCGCGGGGCTCACGTCTTCCAGCCCTTGTTCATCGCCGGGGACCAGCTGGCCATCCTGGGCAGCGACTTCGCCTTCAGCCAGGTCTTCCGCCTTGAGCCGGACAAGGGGCTCCTGGAGccgctgcaggagctggggccccCTGCCTTGGTGGcccccagggcctttgcccaGGTCATCCTGTCCGGCAGACGCTTCCTCTTCGCTGCTTGTTTCAAGGGCCCCACACAGATCTACCAGCACCACGAGATAGATCTCAGTGCCTGA
- the FXYD3 gene encoding FXYD domain-containing ion transport regulator 3: protein MQEVALSLLLLLAGLPALDANDPEDKNSPFYYDWHRLRVGGLICAGILCAIGIIVLMSGKCKCKFRQKPSHRPGDAPPLIAPGSARDC, encoded by the exons ATGCAAGAGGTGGCCCTgagcctgctcctgctcctggcag GCCTGCCTGCCCTGGACGCCAATGACCCTGAAG ACAAAAACAGTCCTTTCTACTACG ACTGGCACCGTCTCCGGGTCGGCGGGCTCATCTGTGCCGGAATCCTCTGTGCCATCGGCATCATTGTCCTCATGA GTggaaaatgcaaatgcaaattcAGACAGAAGCCCAG TCATCGTCCAGGGGATGCCCCGCCTCTCATCGCCCCAG GCTCTGCCCGTGACTGCTGA
- the LGI4 gene encoding leucine-rich repeat LGI family member 4 isoform X2 translates to MGGAALLLLLLAGAGAGGPWRAPKGKCPPSCSCSKDSALCEGSPELPRTFSPTLLSLSLVRTRLPQLKAGSFLKVPSLHLLLFTSNSFSVIEDDAFAGLSHLQYLSLANNHLAALPRFLFRGLETLTHVDLRGNPFQCDCRILWLLQWLPTVNASVGTGACAGPTALAHMQLRHLDPKTFKCRAIELSWFQTVRESALGVEPFSYQGEPRIILAQPFAGRCLILAWDYSLQRFRAEEELAAPSVVSCKPLVLGARLFVLAARLWGGSQLWERPSPDLRLALTQALAPRRLLRPNDAELLWLDGQPCFVVADASKAGSTTLLCRDGPGFYPRQSLHAWHRDTDAEALELDGRPHLLLASASQRPVLFQWSGGRFERRTDIPEAEDVYATRHFQAGGDVFLCLTRYIGDSMVMRWDGSMFRLLQQLPSRGAHVFQPLFIAGDQLAILGSDFAFSQVFRLEPDKGLLEPLQELGPPALVAPRAFAQVILSGRRFLFAACFKGPTQIYQHHEIDLSA, encoded by the exons atgggaggggcggcccttctgctgctgctgctggctggggcaggggcgggggggccCTGGAGAGCCCCGAAGGGCAAGTGTCCTCCAAGCTGCTCCTGCTCCAAGGACAGTGCCCTGTGCGAGGGCTCCCCGGAGCTGCCTAGGACCTTCTCTCCCACGCTGCTGTCACT GTCGCTCGTCAGGACCAGACTCCCCCAGCTGAAGGCCGGCAGCTTTCTGAAGGTGCcgtctctgcacctgct CCTCTTCACCTCCAACTCTTTCTCCGTGATTGAGGATGACGCATTTGCGGGCCTGTCCCACCTGCAGTATCT aAGCCTGGCCAATAACCACCTAGCGGCCCTCCCCAGATTCCTGTTCCGAGGCCTGGAGACCTTGACTCACGT GGACCTCCGTGGGAACCCGTTCCAGTGTGACTGCCGCATCCTCTGGCTCCTGCAGTGGCTGCCCACCGTGAATGCCAGCGTGGGGACCGGGGCCTGCGCGGGTCCCACTGCCCTGGCCCACATGCAGCTCCGCCACCTCGACCCCAAGACGTTCAAGTGCAGAGCCATAG AGCTGTCCTGGTTCCAGACGGTGCGGGAATCGGCGCTGGGTGTGGAGCCCTTCTCCTACCAGGGCGAGCCCCGCatcatcctggcacagccctttGCCGGCCGCTGCCTGATTCTCGCCTGGGACTACAGCCTGCAGCGCTTCCGGGCCGAGGAGGAGCTGGCAG CACCCTCGGTGGTATCCTGCAAGCCCCTGGTGCTGGGCGCCCGCCTCTTCGTGCTGGCCGCCCGCCTGTGGGGAGGCTCGCAGCTGTGGGAGCGGCCCAGCCCCGACCTGCGCCTGGCCCTGACCCAGGCACTGGCCCCGCGGAGGCTGCTGCGGCCCAACGACGCTGAGCTCCTGTGGCTGGACGGACAGCCCTGCTTCGTGGTGGCCGACGCCTCCAAGGCAGGCAGCACCACGCTGCTGTGTCGGGATGGGCCCGGCTTTTACCCGCGCCAGAGCCTGCACGCGTGGCACCGGGACACGGATGCTGAGGCCCTGGAGCTGGATGGCCGGCCCCACCTGCTGCTGGCCTCGGCCTCACAGCGGCCAGTGCTCTTCCAATGGTCCGGTGGCCGCTTCGAGAGGCGCACGGACATCCCAGAGGCCGAAGACGTCTACGCCACGCGCCACTTCCAGGCTGGGGGGGATGTGTTCCTGTGCCTGACGCGCTACATCGGGGACTCCATG GTCATGCGGTGGGACGGCTCCATGTTCCGCCTGCTGCAACAGCTGCCCTCCCGCGGGGCTCACGTCTTCCAGCCCTTGTTCATCGCCGGGGACCAGCTGGCCATCCTGGGCAGCGACTTCGCCTTCAGCCAGGTCTTCCGCCTTGAGCCGGACAAGGGGCTCCTGGAGccgctgcaggagctggggccccCTGCCTTGGTGGcccccagggcctttgcccaGGTCATCCTGTCCGGCAGACGCTTCCTCTTCGCTGCTTGTTTCAAGGGCCCCACACAGATCTACCAGCACCACGAGATAGATCTCAGTGCCTGA